In Amyelois transitella isolate CPQ chromosome 5, ilAmyTran1.1, whole genome shotgun sequence, one DNA window encodes the following:
- the LOC106130121 gene encoding uncharacterized protein LOC106130121, which yields MARVALVVGAASNLGYQVLKKLTETYQGKIYFTTEDEEIGCSILKAFQRDGLDINYIPMDITYTYSIIKLRHHIQDQDERIDLLINHSDYVQTKKNLSHAEKVRQTMSVNFYGYINFGKLVYPLLNDKARVVNVSGPAGLLATIENDEIRNKISDTTLNEDELVALFQEYEEAVRKGVERTMGWGKNAHAVSKVALNAVTFLQHREWANKDVVINCVNPGSLSSRENRKTSKVFEEGAKAILYLALEAPLSVKGNFVWSNYSVIEWNCDPFVEVTTV from the coding sequence ATGGCCAGAGTCGCGCTGGTGGTTGGAGCAGCCAGCAATCTTGGCTACCAAGTCCTTAAAAAACTCACCGAAACATACCAAGGAAAAATCTACTTCACAACGGAAGACGAAGAAATTGGTTGCAGTATACTCAAAGCATTTCAAAGAGACGGCCTTGACATTAATTACATTCCTATGGACATAacttatacatacagcataatTAAGTTAAGACATCACATTCAAGACCAAGATGAAAGAATAGATCTGCTGATAAACCACTCAGATTACGTACAGACGAAGAAGAACCTATCTCACGCGGAAAAAGTCAGACAGACTATGAGCGTAAATTTTTATGGTTACATAAATTTCGGGAAACTAGTGTATCCACTGCTGAATGATAAAGCAAGAGTTGTCAACGTGTCTGGACCGGCTGGTCTTTTGGCTACTATAGAAAATGATGAGATCAGAAACAAGATAAGTGATACTACTCTTAACGAGGACGAGTTAGTTGCATTGTTTCAAGAATATGAAGAAGCTGTTAGGAAAGGTGTTGAAAGGACCATGGGGTGGGGCAAAAATGCGCACGCCGTTAGCAAAGTCGCTTTGAACGCTGTCACATTCCTCCAACACAGAGAATGGGCTAATAAAGACGTTGTTATAAATTGTGTGAACCCTGGCAGTTTATCTAGTCGTGAGAACAGAAAGACGTCTAAGGTTTTCGAGGAGGGCGCCAAGGCAATTTTGTATTTAGCATTGGAAGCGCCCCTGTCAGTAAAGGGCAATTTCGTTTGGAGTAATTACTCGGTCATTGAGTGGAACTGTGACCCATTTGTAGAGGTGACGACTGTATAA